Part of the Thiohalophilus sp. genome is shown below.
CGGAGCTGCGTCGCCGTTATGTCGAGACGCTCGATACCCTGGTGGCAGCGACGGCCCCGCATCTGCTCATTACCCTGGATTATGATCCCGCCAGGATGGACGGGCCGCCTTTCGCCGTGAGCGAGGCGGAGATTCAGGCCCTGTACAGCGACCGCTATCAGATCGATTGCCTGCAAGCGGATGACGCGCTGGCACAGAACGAGCGCTTTCGCAAACGGGGGCTGGACTGGCTTCGGGAGGCGGTATACCGGCTGACCCGGCCCTGAATCGGGTAAAAATCACTAAACTTGTCGGCACCGGTGACCGATAAGCTCTCCACCGACCTGAAAAGCAAACAAGAACAAGCAGGGAATCTCGCACCATGAAACCGAGCGTGACAGGCATAGTGTTGTCATTGGGCCTCTTGTGGGCAACAGGGCCCGCCCAGGCTGCCGAGTATTATCTCTACCAGCTGCCCGACGGCTCGCGCACCATTACCGATCGGCCCAAATTCGATGACGACCACAAACTGGTGCGCAAGAGCAGCAATCCGGTGGGCTTGGGGCGTTACGCTGCCGGCCACAGCAGCTTTAATACCGCGCCAGCGGCCAACTACCTGCGTTTCGAAAACCTCATCTACAAGGTGGCCACGCGTCACAAGATCGATGCGGCCCTGATCAAGGCGGTGATCCACACCGAATCCTTTTTCAATCCCAACGCTACCTCCCACAAGGGCGCTTCCGGCCTGATGCAACTGATGCCGGCTACCGCAGAGCGTTACGGTGTCACCGACCTTTATAGTCCGATACAAAATATTGAAGGCGGTACCCGCTATCTACGGGATCTGATGCAGCGCTATCCCGAACGTATCAAGCTGGTACTGGCGGCGTATAACGCCGGCGAAGAAGCCGTGGACCATTATCAGGGTATCCCGCCTTACCCCGAAACCCGCAAATACGTCCAGAAAGTCCTGCAAAAACGCGCGTTTTACAATGATTGGCCCTAGATAACAGGGACGAGGTACGAGTAACGAGTGACGAGGAAAAGCGGGGCAAAGACCCTGCTTTTTTATGTCCGGTAATACCGGCGAAAACCGGAGCCCAGGTTGATATAATTAATTTAAAGAACTTTGTATTTCTCTGCGTCTTTGTTGCGCGATGTACAGGGATGTACAAGTGTCGCGGGAGGCAGGTGCCCTGACCAATCGGAGATTGGTAGGGTACTCATAATGAAGCCCGAAGGGGTTCTATGAGACCGGCCGGGAGCGGCCCTCTGCGTTG
Proteins encoded:
- a CDS encoding lytic transglycosylase domain-containing protein is translated as MSLGLLWATGPAQAAEYYLYQLPDGSRTITDRPKFDDDHKLVRKSSNPVGLGRYAAGHSSFNTAPAANYLRFENLIYKVATRHKIDAALIKAVIHTESFFNPNATSHKGASGLMQLMPATAERYGVTDLYSPIQNIEGGTRYLRDLMQRYPERIKLVLAAYNAGEEAVDHYQGIPPYPETRKYVQKVLQKRAFYNDWP